The Siansivirga zeaxanthinifaciens CC-SAMT-1 region TTCTGTTTGATGTACTTACAGCATATTTTCCAGCAGGTACTTTATCATCATTCATTGCTAAACACGCCGAACAACCTGGTTCTCTTAAAACAAATCCAGCTTCTTCAAAAATTTCTAATAAGCCTTCTTCTTTAATTTTAGCTTCAACAACATGCGAACCTGGAACTAACCAAGCGGTAACGTGATCTGCTTTTTTTCTACCTTTAACAATCGATGCAAAGGCACGGAAATCTTCAATACGTCCATTTGTACAACTACCAATAAACACATAATCGATTTTCTTACCAATCATTTGATCGTTTTCTGAGTAGCCCATGTAAGCTAAAGACTTTTCGTAGGTAGACTTACCGCCTTCAACAGCATCGGCAGAAGGAATGTTTTTAGAAATACCAATACCCATACCTGGATTTGTTCCGTAGGTAATCATTGGCTCAATATCTTCAGCATTAAATACTACTTCTTTATCGAAGGTAGCATCTGCATCCGATTTAAGAGTTTTCCAATATGCCATGGCTTTATCCCAATCGGCTCCTTTTGGAGTCATAGGACGGCCTTTAATATATTCGAATGTTTTTTCGTCTGGAGCAATCATACCACCACGAGCACCCATCTCGATAGATAAGTTACAAACCGTCATACGGCCTTCCATAGTCATGTTTTCAAAAACATCTCCAGCATACTCAACAAAATAACCAGTAGCTCCTGAAGTTGTTAATTGAGAAATAATGTATAAACCAACATCTTTAGGTGTTACAGCATTATTAAGTTTCCCGTTTATGCTAATGCGCATTTTTTTAGGTTTTGGCTGCATAATACACTGGGTAGTAAGTACCATTTCTACCTCCGATGTACCAATACCAAAAGCAATAGCACCAAAAGCACCGTGAGTTGATGTATGAGAATCACCACAAACAATGGTAGCTCCTGGAAGTGTAATACCATTTTCTGGTCCTACAACGTGAACAATACCATTATTTTGATGTCCTAAACCCCAGTGGCTAATACCGTATTTATTAGCATTATTTTCTAAAGTTTTTAATTGGTTTGCAGATAAAGGATCTTGAACCGGTAAGTGTTGGTTAATGGTAGGTGTATTGTGATCTGCTACGGCAAACGTACGATCTGGATATAAAACACTTAAACCTCTGCTTTCTAATCCAACAAAAGCTACAGGGCTTGTAACTTCGTGAATTAAGTGACGGTCTATAAAAAACACATCTGGTCCATCTTCAATACTTCGCACAACATGCGAATCCCAAACTTTGTCAAACAATGATTTGCTCATAATTTTATTTATATATTCTGTTTAATTCTACGTTATCGATTTAAAAAAATCGTTCAATTTTAGTCAGCCAACAAATTTATAAAAAACAACCTTTTTATTAAGTATAATC contains the following coding sequences:
- the leuC gene encoding 3-isopropylmalate dehydratase large subunit, whose product is MSKSLFDKVWDSHVVRSIEDGPDVFFIDRHLIHEVTSPVAFVGLESRGLSVLYPDRTFAVADHNTPTINQHLPVQDPLSANQLKTLENNANKYGISHWGLGHQNNGIVHVVGPENGITLPGATIVCGDSHTSTHGAFGAIAFGIGTSEVEMVLTTQCIMQPKPKKMRISINGKLNNAVTPKDVGLYIISQLTTSGATGYFVEYAGDVFENMTMEGRMTVCNLSIEMGARGGMIAPDEKTFEYIKGRPMTPKGADWDKAMAYWKTLKSDADATFDKEVVFNAEDIEPMITYGTNPGMGIGISKNIPSADAVEGGKSTYEKSLAYMGYSENDQMIGKKIDYVFIGSCTNGRIEDFRAFASIVKGRKKADHVTAWLVPGSHVVEAKIKEEGLLEIFEEAGFVLREPGCSACLAMNDDKVPAGKYAVSTSNRNFEGRQGPGSRTLLASPLVAAAAAVTGVVTDPRELL